In Streptomyces sp. NBC_00483, a single window of DNA contains:
- a CDS encoding pPIWI_RE module domain-containing protein: MAAKYRDSSRAAYVLQPDAAPWTVGYRALDFPEQWHESILNLCNQGLKPGSEPYRAAPVARFNGVLQALAPDLVVRGRLRDQEQRTEDAWLYAPTDMPHPLPGDTLDRLTGAWLQDLRPEPEHHRAVLDTLAALRATPPQWEDVTVDLLGCPLTKGETASPRERQYQLATDALARRILALGPYEHSAGSLHFRAVPRGPRQQGAELLSQPLSHVIKGREWWFSIVINVTLHTVPFDPRPRLHLHTGVRRWATRPDAKKGRLRLPFGRDTSVYLQPAIPWLPGTPLSDRYAVARLAWSRDVQDYTWRNNGPAQILGRLALSRPFPDPKTLLADPVQWIGDGAGTRAAVVHSTHMGAHGIGAGLMSHQRSQITEWAEQALPEGMARVPSLIRASAGGSAPANARPKPKAAEKAAEVERSARARQAALAVAARINGGQGAADALKETAQAVGVTSVEVRLLWQSAAFREAAIDALAEVLGLEGDGGRPVSTTEEDPYEQTGPGTPVILEWTTPDLALRLRCLRTTGGITETLGIDPQKRPKGKALEAGISRRRKATADFLAADGAEPYHPTFALVEIDRRQDFAHRLDDPKYAIRLGCADAGVLTQFAHPKKTKGRDTGKDLAHRVHSGWEDALRQFGVRVLPEHTLGEALPEGLRYVATYMVKRRKDGPTRLPRHTPVSVMVTPLAPGSGLAAVTGWDEGSRRWVPYPRFLLGLVKTAEIPEVQEPAESETQAEPEVSAGIPRQRSPYKIWQQDMEEQRRATARYLQKMIRSLRGRPTMLLTHSQNSRKHWPWLQDGLTERDLIKTGHAEPAGLDPDLRLVRVRTATGRETPQWWGNAAPGEANGLPQGLWVEGHSASESSGRVFYSTTPKASTFRDSAVEADKIAPRPLRQGPNKGKPTLDTHIPAWNPGLVEIAVLGCHPADGDSPEALALAVHQLRQAPDYLDALSLPLPVHLAALAQHYVLPTVTESDDDGEEASEAGAEPKRTEEEQNLVAALGVVSEVADTESMSVDPELAEEPGLAQAPEDEQLTLFR; this comes from the coding sequence ATGGCCGCCAAGTACCGTGACTCCAGCCGCGCCGCCTACGTCCTTCAGCCCGACGCCGCACCATGGACCGTCGGCTACCGCGCTCTGGACTTTCCCGAGCAGTGGCACGAAAGCATCCTGAACCTCTGCAACCAGGGGCTCAAGCCCGGATCCGAGCCCTACCGTGCCGCCCCCGTCGCCCGCTTCAACGGCGTGCTCCAGGCCCTCGCTCCCGATCTGGTCGTGCGGGGCAGGCTACGCGACCAGGAACAGCGCACGGAGGACGCCTGGCTCTACGCCCCGACCGACATGCCCCATCCGCTGCCCGGCGACACCCTTGACCGGCTCACCGGGGCCTGGCTCCAGGACCTGCGCCCCGAACCCGAGCACCACCGTGCCGTCCTGGACACGCTCGCCGCTCTGCGGGCCACCCCGCCGCAGTGGGAGGACGTCACCGTCGACCTTCTCGGTTGCCCCCTGACCAAGGGGGAGACGGCTTCGCCGCGCGAGAGGCAGTACCAACTGGCCACGGATGCCCTGGCCCGCCGCATCCTCGCGCTCGGCCCCTACGAACACAGTGCGGGCAGCCTGCACTTCCGCGCCGTGCCACGCGGCCCCCGCCAACAGGGGGCGGAGCTCCTCTCCCAGCCCCTCTCTCACGTGATTAAGGGACGCGAGTGGTGGTTCTCCATCGTGATCAATGTGACGCTGCACACCGTCCCCTTCGACCCCAGGCCGCGCCTTCACCTGCACACCGGAGTACGCCGCTGGGCGACCCGCCCCGACGCCAAGAAGGGGCGGCTGCGACTGCCGTTCGGGCGTGACACCTCCGTCTATCTCCAGCCGGCCATCCCCTGGCTTCCCGGAACGCCGCTCAGCGACCGGTACGCGGTGGCACGACTGGCCTGGAGCCGCGACGTCCAGGACTACACATGGCGAAACAACGGCCCCGCCCAGATCCTCGGCAGGCTCGCGCTCAGCCGCCCCTTCCCCGACCCGAAGACCCTGCTCGCGGACCCCGTGCAGTGGATCGGCGACGGTGCCGGAACCCGCGCTGCCGTCGTCCACAGCACACACATGGGAGCCCACGGCATCGGCGCCGGACTCATGTCCCACCAGCGATCCCAGATCACCGAATGGGCCGAGCAGGCACTGCCCGAAGGGATGGCCAGGGTCCCCTCGTTGATCCGCGCGAGCGCGGGAGGCAGCGCACCCGCCAACGCACGGCCCAAGCCCAAGGCCGCGGAGAAGGCGGCCGAGGTGGAGCGTTCGGCACGTGCCCGCCAGGCTGCACTCGCGGTGGCGGCCAGGATCAATGGCGGGCAGGGCGCTGCCGACGCGCTGAAGGAAACCGCACAGGCTGTGGGCGTCACTTCGGTCGAGGTCCGACTGCTGTGGCAGAGCGCGGCGTTCCGGGAAGCGGCGATCGACGCGCTCGCCGAGGTGCTCGGACTCGAAGGTGACGGCGGCCGCCCGGTGTCCACGACGGAAGAGGACCCGTACGAGCAGACGGGTCCGGGAACCCCGGTCATCCTGGAGTGGACGACCCCAGACCTCGCCCTGCGTCTCCGCTGTCTGCGCACGACCGGCGGCATCACCGAAACCCTGGGCATCGATCCCCAGAAGCGGCCGAAGGGCAAGGCCCTGGAGGCAGGCATCAGCCGCCGCCGTAAGGCGACAGCAGATTTCCTCGCGGCCGACGGCGCCGAGCCGTACCACCCCACTTTCGCCCTGGTGGAGATCGACCGACGCCAGGACTTCGCACACCGCTTGGACGACCCCAAGTACGCCATCCGGCTGGGCTGCGCCGACGCGGGCGTGCTCACCCAGTTCGCTCACCCGAAGAAGACCAAGGGGCGTGACACCGGAAAGGATCTTGCCCACCGTGTGCATTCGGGCTGGGAGGACGCCTTGCGCCAGTTCGGCGTGCGCGTCCTGCCGGAGCACACTCTCGGAGAGGCACTTCCCGAGGGCCTGCGCTATGTCGCCACGTACATGGTGAAGCGCCGCAAGGACGGACCCACCCGGCTGCCGCGGCACACTCCGGTGTCCGTCATGGTCACGCCGCTGGCACCGGGCAGCGGGCTGGCCGCGGTGACCGGCTGGGACGAGGGGAGCCGACGGTGGGTGCCCTACCCGAGGTTTCTGCTCGGCCTGGTGAAGACCGCAGAGATTCCGGAGGTCCAGGAGCCGGCCGAGTCCGAGACGCAGGCCGAACCGGAGGTGAGCGCCGGCATCCCCCGCCAGCGCTCGCCGTACAAGATCTGGCAGCAGGACATGGAGGAGCAGCGCCGGGCGACCGCTCGCTACCTCCAGAAGATGATTCGCTCCCTTCGCGGCCGGCCCACCATGCTTCTCACGCACTCCCAGAACAGCCGCAAGCACTGGCCCTGGCTGCAGGACGGCCTCACCGAACGCGACCTGATCAAGACTGGTCACGCGGAGCCGGCCGGACTCGACCCTGACCTGCGCTTGGTCCGCGTGCGCACAGCCACCGGGCGCGAAACACCTCAGTGGTGGGGCAATGCCGCCCCTGGCGAAGCCAATGGCCTGCCCCAGGGCCTGTGGGTCGAGGGGCACTCGGCTTCCGAGTCGTCCGGGCGCGTTTTCTACAGCACCACTCCCAAGGCGAGCACCTTCCGCGACTCCGCGGTAGAGGCCGACAAGATCGCCCCGCGCCCGCTCCGACAGGGCCCCAACAAAGGCAAGCCCACACTCGACACGCATATCCCGGCCTGGAACCCGGGACTCGTGGAGATTGCTGTGCTGGGGTGTCACCCTGCCGACGGCGACTCACCCGAGGCCTTGGCGCTCGCGGTCCACCAGCTGCGCCAGGCGCCCGACTACCTGGACGCACTCTCGCTGCCGCTGCCCGTGCACCTGGCAGCATTGGCCCAGCATTACGTTCTGCCCACCGTCACGGAGTCCGACGACGACGGAGAGGAGGCCTCTGAGGCCGGTGCCGAGCCGAAGCGTACGGAAGAAGAGCAGAACCTGGTGGCGGCGCTCGGGGTGGTTTCAGAGGTCGCGGACACCGAGTCGATGAGCGTGGATCCGGAACTCGCGGAAGAGCCCGGCCTGGCACAGGCACCGGAGGACGAGCAACTCACCTTGTTCCGCTGA
- a CDS encoding carbon-nitrogen hydrolase family protein has product MRTLAIAAVQTTPVPHDLEATWQRFADQVRSTRDLFPHVQLVVVPELLLAAEGALLQPAPDDWMEQAAVTVPGPLTDRICALAVETGLWLIPGSVYERAEDGHIYNTALAISPEGEIAARYRKVFPWQPYEKTTPGHEFTVFDIPGAGRVGLAICYDGSFPETVRQLAWLGAEIVIQPTLTPTRDREMELVCARANAWTNQVYVVNVNAGDPAGVGQSAMVDPEGIVRQQAGPGEETLVDVLDLDTVTRVRRYGSAGINRPWSQLARYGTSVKLPMYGGEGIHTPDWLRDKAV; this is encoded by the coding sequence CCAGGTCCGGTCCACCCGCGACCTGTTCCCCCACGTACAACTCGTCGTCGTCCCCGAGCTGTTGCTCGCCGCCGAGGGCGCACTGCTCCAGCCGGCCCCTGACGACTGGATGGAGCAGGCCGCGGTCACGGTCCCGGGCCCGCTCACCGACCGGATCTGCGCCCTGGCCGTGGAGACCGGCCTGTGGCTGATCCCGGGAAGCGTGTACGAGCGCGCCGAGGACGGGCACATCTACAACACCGCTCTGGCCATCTCCCCGGAGGGCGAGATCGCCGCCCGCTACCGCAAGGTCTTCCCGTGGCAGCCGTACGAGAAGACCACCCCCGGCCACGAGTTCACGGTCTTCGACATCCCCGGCGCCGGTCGCGTGGGCCTGGCCATCTGCTACGACGGCTCGTTCCCCGAGACGGTGCGCCAACTCGCCTGGCTGGGCGCGGAGATCGTCATCCAGCCCACCCTCACCCCCACCCGCGACCGGGAGATGGAACTGGTCTGCGCCCGCGCCAACGCCTGGACCAACCAGGTCTACGTCGTCAACGTCAACGCCGGTGACCCGGCCGGGGTCGGCCAGAGCGCCATGGTCGACCCGGAAGGCATCGTGCGCCAGCAGGCCGGCCCCGGCGAGGAGACCCTCGTCGACGTCCTCGACCTCGACACCGTCACCCGCGTACGCCGCTACGGCAGCGCCGGCATCAACCGCCCCTGGAGCCAGCTCGCCCGCTACGGAACGTCGGTGAAGCTCCCGATGTACGGCGGCGAAGGCATCCACACACCGGACTGGCTCAGGGACAAGGCCGTGTAA
- a CDS encoding restriction endonuclease-related protein, with amino-acid sequence MTASHHTQDGNWLDFPDVRLVHTLAGAVIQLADLGPLTSFSLPYPAEAQRALDQTVLTCLLRGVEGVPRSLPELLFWCHSRPLEDWPLDLPPDAFGPGDFLVDPDALVPTQLCHEWWIRAKDAGAAHFDRQVIHTAMHLCRKASSPESYTAFRRLLVDQPVLTGAQRFEVDTDLFLAPLRELVDQCYAPVPAACERAGAYATCGRCLTLLTPVGKDGWWCERDRCRRRGAPPHGRVFSGADAGGLLHLRRPLRQFVTSPGRAEVELATRLGELGLEVQLWPGFDAYDLRVTFPDGHVWALDVKDWKHPGLLGRAAKPVRAEPPFDEACWVVPREQADAHRDYLGTYRRNRPADAGALPLHTDDRIVALAGARLRGSAGPQLKDPNPTNGGPRA; translated from the coding sequence ATGACCGCCTCGCACCACACCCAGGACGGCAACTGGCTCGACTTCCCCGACGTGCGGCTCGTCCACACCCTCGCGGGCGCCGTGATCCAGCTCGCGGACCTGGGGCCGCTCACCTCATTCAGCCTCCCGTACCCGGCCGAGGCGCAGCGTGCCCTGGACCAGACCGTTCTCACCTGCCTGCTGCGAGGCGTCGAAGGCGTTCCCCGCAGCCTGCCGGAGCTGCTGTTCTGGTGTCACAGCCGCCCGTTGGAGGACTGGCCGCTCGATCTGCCCCCGGACGCCTTCGGCCCCGGAGACTTCCTGGTCGACCCCGACGCGCTCGTCCCCACCCAGCTGTGCCACGAATGGTGGATCCGGGCCAAGGACGCGGGCGCGGCCCACTTCGACCGCCAGGTCATCCACACGGCGATGCACCTCTGCCGCAAGGCGTCCTCGCCCGAGTCCTACACAGCCTTCCGCAGGCTTCTCGTGGACCAACCGGTGCTCACCGGAGCGCAGAGGTTCGAGGTCGACACGGACCTGTTCCTCGCACCTCTCCGGGAGCTCGTGGACCAGTGCTACGCACCTGTGCCCGCCGCCTGTGAGCGTGCCGGCGCCTACGCCACCTGCGGACGCTGCCTGACGCTCCTGACCCCCGTGGGGAAGGACGGCTGGTGGTGTGAGCGCGACCGGTGCCGTCGTCGTGGCGCGCCCCCGCACGGACGCGTGTTCAGTGGGGCCGACGCCGGTGGTCTTCTTCACCTGCGTCGCCCGCTCCGCCAGTTCGTCACCAGCCCGGGACGAGCCGAGGTGGAACTGGCCACCCGGCTCGGTGAGTTGGGGCTCGAGGTCCAGCTCTGGCCCGGATTCGATGCGTACGACCTTCGCGTCACCTTCCCGGACGGTCACGTGTGGGCCCTCGACGTCAAGGACTGGAAGCACCCCGGACTGCTCGGCCGCGCGGCGAAACCCGTCCGCGCGGAGCCGCCCTTCGACGAGGCGTGCTGGGTGGTGCCGAGAGAACAGGCCGACGCGCACCGGGACTATCTCGGCACGTATCGGCGTAACCGGCCCGCCGACGCGGGCGCGCTACCCCTGCACACCGACGACCGGATCGTGGCCCTCGCCGGGGCCCGGCTCCGTGGATCGGCCGGCCCTCAACTGAAGGACCCCAACCCGACGAACGGAGGACCCCGTGCGTGA
- a CDS encoding serine/threonine-protein kinase gives MQKGYVLGGRYELIEHLGSGGMAHVWRTKDGRSGREVAVKFLRTNGDSAAASTDDEIHSELDHARGRFRREGALLGQLRHRGIPELYDQGVDHGDPYLVMRLVEGKALNDFMDQYTLTVGACAAIGVQIADALACAHDLPVVHRDLKPYNLIIDEYGIVVLIDFGIAKPLWPGVTDYTRHGSTVGSRHYQAPEQLLERQITPKTDLYAFGCVLYHLLTGHMPFSGDRLTDQHVHDLPLPPTCHVGHLPDELEELVLRLLAKRPEDRPADAREVAEVLRRYAPRPGDPAPDPRLEPDPTRPLRLPDDAQYERPTAPGSPRPAASARRRRAAFLSRRTFDEAVARARAETDSGEPKGALDALVELLPAARRDWGASDQATRAALRVAADGMRVVGRYRKAVELYERMARPPRDGEAPEDLADRLEGTLGAAECQMPFGDPFPALEALAHVIGALAERPELPVPYARRLEVRCREVAFELRQLEFGSQVDELLRSL, from the coding sequence ATGCAGAAGGGCTACGTACTGGGCGGCCGGTACGAGCTGATCGAGCACCTGGGCAGCGGCGGCATGGCCCATGTCTGGCGCACGAAGGACGGGCGCAGCGGGCGGGAGGTCGCCGTCAAGTTCCTCCGTACCAACGGCGATTCGGCGGCAGCTTCGACGGACGACGAGATTCACTCCGAGCTCGATCATGCGCGGGGACGCTTCCGCCGGGAGGGCGCGCTCCTCGGACAGCTGCGCCACCGCGGCATCCCCGAGCTGTACGACCAGGGCGTCGACCACGGCGATCCCTACCTCGTGATGCGGCTTGTCGAGGGCAAGGCGCTGAACGACTTCATGGACCAGTACACCCTCACCGTCGGGGCCTGCGCCGCCATCGGCGTCCAGATCGCCGACGCTCTGGCCTGTGCCCACGATCTGCCGGTGGTGCATCGCGACCTCAAGCCGTACAACTTGATCATCGATGAGTACGGCATCGTCGTTCTCATCGACTTCGGCATCGCCAAGCCGCTCTGGCCGGGCGTCACCGACTACACCCGGCACGGTTCCACGGTGGGCAGCCGGCACTACCAGGCCCCGGAACAGCTCCTGGAACGCCAGATCACCCCGAAGACCGACCTGTACGCCTTCGGCTGCGTCCTGTACCACCTACTGACCGGCCACATGCCGTTCTCCGGGGACCGGCTGACGGACCAGCACGTGCACGACCTGCCGCTTCCCCCCACCTGCCATGTCGGGCACCTCCCGGACGAGCTCGAGGAGCTCGTCCTGCGACTGCTCGCGAAGCGTCCCGAGGACCGGCCCGCGGACGCACGCGAGGTCGCCGAAGTGCTGCGCCGGTACGCGCCGCGTCCCGGCGATCCCGCCCCGGATCCCCGGCTCGAACCGGACCCCACCCGGCCACTCCGCCTGCCGGACGACGCGCAGTACGAGCGGCCGACGGCTCCCGGATCCCCGAGGCCAGCGGCTTCCGCCCGTCGGCGGCGTGCCGCCTTTCTCAGTCGCCGCACCTTCGACGAGGCCGTCGCGCGGGCCCGCGCGGAGACCGACTCCGGAGAGCCGAAGGGCGCCCTGGACGCACTCGTCGAGCTGCTGCCCGCAGCCAGACGCGACTGGGGCGCCTCCGACCAGGCCACCCGCGCGGCACTTCGGGTCGCCGCAGACGGCATGCGTGTCGTGGGGCGCTACCGGAAGGCAGTCGAGCTGTACGAGCGCATGGCGCGTCCGCCCCGGGACGGCGAGGCTCCGGAAGATCTGGCGGACCGTTTGGAGGGCACTCTCGGAGCGGCGGAATGCCAGATGCCTTTCGGCGACCCGTTCCCGGCACTGGAAGCGCTGGCCCATGTGATCGGCGCGCTTGCCGAGCGCCCTGAGCTTCCCGTTCCGTACGCCCGACGCCTTGAGGTCCGTTGCCGTGAGGTCGCCTTCGAACTCAGGCAGCTCGAATTCGGCAGCCAGGTGGACGAGTTGCTCCGGAGTCTGTGA
- a CDS encoding PD-(D/E)XK nuclease family protein, which produces MTDWHRPAGTDGDIRLVRTNLAAARLDPRDCPTGRSSQLRPMLIADPEPAELPEKLQDFTLKVMMDALDLIEHGRRGLDEVIEELRRTNGTFGLYRRRVAHPVLVDWSIAAVRSYVAARAVDQRARQVAGLPVTFPVRDTWAVGADPGTVDALGADTYEMTAWGRRYAALDGSVRDLWLLSFGAAKDDRPESEKATAAFVAARGRPAKVGWRKRSAPVPAGTLHPGRVTPPQRVRVIEFGCGDGIHRDLLDWGRDEVQRRFSDAGRPALRQAIGGTRVLAGSSCVDCKALSGCETLPRTPGLIGIAPPEPRRARRSLSVTDLRAYRDCPAKYHATRQLKIRSTRPESAEVRRGRVVDSVLNQRHGAAPYRSCDGIPGPVDSSSWGADGIHLTGPEAVDGAAMLEQHGYVCPLDGLGQGEEVRVQHQVTCYDRELDLILIATPDVLYTRRGGWMWRETKTASRYLYEGEPLMARYPQLALGVLMLAAGALDGDLSRSRVELELLHTDDVTFEELDPSRPGTVDKAREVIATLAQPWAHDQNYPATPGRPCVTCEALDWCHAGTAYLAEKQKESV; this is translated from the coding sequence ATGACCGACTGGCACCGTCCCGCAGGAACCGATGGAGATATCCGGCTGGTCCGTACGAATCTGGCCGCGGCGCGCCTGGATCCCCGTGACTGCCCCACGGGCCGCAGCAGTCAGTTGCGGCCCATGCTGATTGCGGACCCGGAGCCGGCGGAACTCCCTGAAAAGCTCCAGGACTTCACGCTCAAGGTCATGATGGATGCGCTCGACCTGATCGAGCACGGCCGCCGGGGTCTGGACGAGGTGATCGAGGAACTCCGGCGTACGAACGGCACGTTCGGCCTGTACCGGCGGCGTGTAGCACATCCGGTTCTCGTGGATTGGTCGATCGCGGCAGTCCGGAGCTATGTCGCGGCCCGCGCCGTCGACCAGCGGGCGCGGCAGGTGGCAGGACTCCCGGTGACTTTCCCGGTCCGGGACACCTGGGCCGTCGGCGCGGACCCCGGAACGGTCGACGCCCTGGGAGCGGACACCTACGAGATGACGGCCTGGGGGCGGCGCTATGCGGCGCTCGACGGCTCGGTCCGTGATCTGTGGCTCCTCTCCTTCGGAGCCGCGAAGGACGACCGCCCGGAGTCGGAGAAGGCCACCGCCGCGTTCGTGGCCGCGCGTGGCAGGCCAGCGAAGGTGGGATGGCGGAAGCGATCCGCCCCGGTGCCGGCCGGCACGCTTCATCCGGGTCGCGTCACGCCTCCCCAACGCGTGCGGGTCATCGAGTTCGGCTGCGGTGACGGCATACACCGTGATCTCCTCGACTGGGGCCGTGACGAGGTGCAACGGCGTTTCAGCGATGCGGGACGGCCCGCACTCAGGCAGGCCATCGGCGGCACCAGAGTTCTCGCCGGATCCAGCTGCGTCGACTGCAAGGCCCTGTCCGGGTGCGAAACACTGCCGCGCACTCCGGGACTGATCGGGATCGCACCGCCCGAACCACGCCGAGCCCGCCGTAGCCTCTCGGTCACTGATCTGCGCGCCTACCGCGACTGCCCGGCGAAGTACCACGCCACTCGGCAGCTCAAGATCCGTTCCACCAGGCCCGAGAGCGCGGAGGTGCGGCGCGGGCGCGTGGTCGACAGCGTCCTGAACCAGCGGCACGGCGCCGCCCCGTACCGGAGCTGCGACGGAATTCCGGGACCGGTGGACTCCTCGTCCTGGGGAGCGGACGGCATCCACCTCACCGGTCCAGAGGCCGTCGACGGAGCGGCCATGCTCGAACAGCACGGGTACGTCTGCCCCTTGGACGGACTCGGGCAGGGGGAAGAGGTCCGGGTTCAGCATCAGGTGACCTGCTACGACCGCGAGCTCGACCTCATCCTGATCGCCACCCCCGACGTGCTGTACACGCGTCGCGGCGGATGGATGTGGCGTGAGACGAAGACCGCGAGCCGGTACCTCTACGAGGGCGAACCCCTGATGGCCAGGTACCCGCAGCTCGCACTCGGCGTGCTCATGCTCGCCGCGGGCGCCCTGGACGGTGACCTGTCGCGCTCGCGCGTCGAACTCGAACTGCTCCACACCGACGACGTGACGTTCGAGGAGCTGGATCCCTCCCGGCCAGGGACCGTCGACAAAGCACGTGAAGTGATAGCAACCCTCGCCCAGCCGTGGGCACACGACCAGAACTACCCCGCGACCCCCGGCCGACCGTGTGTGACCTGCGAGGCCCTCGACTGGTGCCACGCGGGGACCGCATACCTGGCGGAGAAGCAGAAGGAGTCCGTATGA
- a CDS encoding plasmid pRiA4b ORF-3 family protein, translating into MVKHGSVSRSTASAPTGTVHRLKITLEGVKPPLWRRVIVPSHLTLGSLHDVIQTAFGWGGSHLHDFREPARRGRRWAPAEYLEDGLTLGLPGEPQDLDEEAWTLAEALSAERNTLRYTYDFGDDWRHTVTVEQIRPAGPDDTGRARCTGGRRAMPYAEDIGGSWVLDIALARYAAGERPHGTRHGRGRQAWTEYDDPTDELLAEWRAHGFDPAAFDAAETDRQLSHMTL; encoded by the coding sequence ATGGTCAAGCACGGCTCCGTTTCCCGCTCCACCGCGTCCGCTCCCACCGGCACGGTCCACCGCCTCAAGATCACCTTGGAGGGGGTGAAGCCCCCGTTGTGGCGCCGCGTCATCGTCCCGTCGCACCTCACCCTCGGCTCACTCCACGACGTGATCCAGACGGCGTTCGGCTGGGGCGGCAGCCACCTGCACGACTTCCGCGAACCTGCCCGCCGAGGCCGCCGCTGGGCACCCGCCGAATACCTCGAGGACGGGCTCACACTCGGCCTTCCCGGAGAGCCACAGGACCTGGACGAGGAAGCCTGGACGCTGGCCGAAGCCCTGTCGGCCGAGCGCAACACCCTGCGCTACACGTACGACTTCGGCGACGACTGGCGGCACACCGTCACGGTCGAGCAGATCCGCCCGGCAGGCCCGGACGACACCGGCCGCGCGCGCTGCACCGGCGGTCGGCGGGCCATGCCGTACGCCGAAGACATCGGCGGCTCCTGGGTCCTCGACATCGCCCTGGCACGCTACGCGGCGGGCGAGCGCCCGCACGGCACCCGGCACGGACGCGGACGCCAGGCCTGGACCGAGTACGACGACCCGACCGACGAACTCCTCGCCGAGTGGCGCGCCCACGGCTTCGACCCAGCCGCCTTCGACGCCGCCGAGACGGACCGGCAGCTCTCGCACATGACACTGTGA